A genomic segment from Gavia stellata isolate bGavSte3 chromosome 6, bGavSte3.hap2, whole genome shotgun sequence encodes:
- the NOD1 gene encoding nucleotide-binding oligomerization domain-containing protein 1 isoform X1 — protein MEGQLCAKLEISVEKPPGASPPSFIALLKVYRELLVSRIRNTQCLIDNLIKNDYFSTEDAEIVVQFPTQADKVRKILDLVQSKGEEVSEYFIRVLQKVTDAYYELQPWLDEIGYEPSENICSKLVVNTDPVSRYCQKLRYELGRDSKFVMSYAQREEMLLEEIYSNSIMELVSFTNESLGEVCQLEALFDDAVGLINEDGETIYVFGDAGIGKSILLQKIQSLWARKELDIGAKFFFRFRCRMFSCFKEDEAICLKDLLFKYNCYPDQDPTEVFHHILQFPHTVLFTFDGFDEIYSSFDLSSVPEMCSPNEPIHPLVLLVSLLRGKLLKGSKKILTARTGTEIQRNIIRKKVLLRGFSTNNLKEYTAMFFKDEGQRTLVLNQLEANPNLCSLCSVPLFCWIIFKCYEHFHSMFDSHELPDCSVTLTDVFLLMIEVHLNRSLKTSLLKNTTRSQAEIFKSRKEALLALGKMACKGMENSFFIFEQEEVSSANISEEDLQLGFLRTVKGYSGCDNQSTYEFLHLTLQSFFTALFLVIEEKVGAKELLQFFNECSSTETAQSTCLRIPWLKKQLAGEDPFRNNEHFHFTNLFLCGLLSRSKQKLFRHLVLPAIIKRKRKTLITYLGESMKSHLKGLTRSRLPNYNQIQVQPNFVWMLRCLYETQSEEVGKLAAKRMHANYIKLTYCNAYSADCSAISFVVHHFQKRLALDLDNNNINDYGVKQLLPCFSKLAVIRLSVNQVTDHGVRILYEELSKYQIVTFLGLYNNQITDVGAKYVAKLIEECSSLEYVKIGANKITSEGGKCLAQAIQKSKTMFEIGMWGNQVGDEGAKAFAEALRNHPRLTNVSLAFNGITTEGGKSIAEAMQHNNSVKIFWLTKNELDDEAAMSFAEMLKVNKKLVHLWLIQNQITAKGVKYLSEALKENTAIKEVCLNGNLISQEEAKAFENEERIICF, from the exons ATGGAAGGCCAACTTTGTGCTAAGTTGgagatttctgtggaaaaacCTCCAGGAGCAAGTCCTCCGTCCTTCATTGCTTTGCTGAAGGTATACCGAGAACTTCTGGTCAGTAGAATCCGAAACACGCAGTGTTTGATTGACAACTTGATTAAGAATGACTACTTCTCCACTGAAGATGCAGAGATTGTTGTCCAATTTCCAACTCAAGCAGATAAg GTTCGCAAAATTCTAGACTTGGTTCAGAGCAAGGGAGAAGAAGTCTCAGAATATTTCATCCGTGTCCTGCAGAAAGTCACTGATGCTTACTATGAACTTCAGCCTTGGCTGGATGAAATAGGTTATGAGCCTTCAGAGAATATTTGTAGTAAACTTGTGGTAAATACAGATCCAG TTAGCAGGTATTGCCAGAAACTCAGATATGAACTGGGACGGGACTCCAAGTTTGTTATGTCTTACGCTCAAAGGGAAGAGATGCTGCTTGAAGAAATCTACTCTAATAGTATTATGGAGCTGGTCAGTTTTACCAATGAGAGTCTAGGCGAAGTGTGTCAATTAGAAGCCCTATTTGATGATGCAGTTGGGCTAATTAATGAAGATGGAGAGACTATTTATGTCTTTGGTGATGCAGGAATTGGAAAATCCATCTTGCTGCAAAAGATACAAAGCCTTTGGGCCAGAAAAGAATTGGACATAGGGGCCAAATTTTTCTTCCGTTTCCGATGTAGGATGTTTAGTTGCTTTAAGGAAGATGAAGCCATATGTTTGAAAGACCTACTCTTCAAATATAATTGCTACCCAGACCAGGACCCCACAGAGGTATTCCATCACATCTTGCAATTCCCTCATACAGTTCTTTTCACATTTGATGGCTTCGATGAGATCTATTCCAGCTTTGATCTCAGTAGTGTTCCTGAGATGTGTTCGCCCAATGAACCCATCCACCCCCTCGTGCTGCTGGTAAGCCTTCTCAGAGGAAAGCTTCTTAAGGGATCCAAGAAAATTCTTACAGCGAGGACAGGAACTGAGATCCAAAGAAACATCATTAGAAAGAAAGTGTTGCTCCGTGGTTTCTCCACAAATAACCTGAAGGAATACACTGCCATGTTTTTCAAAGATGAGGGGCAACGAACACTGGTATTGAACCAGTTGGAAGCTAACCCCAATCTCTGCAGTTTGTGTTCAGTGCCTTTATTTTGTTGGATTATCTTTAAATGCTATGAACACTTCCATTCCATGTTTGACAGCCACGAGCTTCCAGACTGTTCTGTTACATTGACAGATGTATTTTTGCTTATGATTGAAGTCCATTTGAACCGATCTCTGAAAACAAGTTTGCTGAAGAACACCACCAGGAGCCAAGCAGAGATCTTCAAATCAAGAAAGGAAGCTCTTCTAGCTTTGGGTAAAATGGCATGCAAAGGGATGGAGAACTCTTTCTTTATCTTCGAGCAGGAGGAGGTCTCATCAGCGAACATCTCTGAAGAAGATTTGCAATTGGGCTTTCTCAGGACAGTTAAAGGTTACAGTGGCTGTGACAATCAGTCCACTTATGAGTTCTTGCACTTAACCCTTCAGTcttttttcacagctttgttCCTGGTTATTGAAGAGAAAGTGGGTGCCAAGGAGttgcttcagtttttcaatGAATGTTCTTCGACTGAGACTGCCCAGTCTACTTGCCTTCGTATTCCTTGGTTGAAGAAACAACTAGCAGGGGAGGATCCTTTCCGAAATAATGAACACTTTCATTTTACCAACCTGTTTCTTTGTGGCCTGCTTTCTAGATCCAAGCAGAAGCTCTTCAGACATTTAGTTTTGCCTGCAATCAttaagaggaagagaaaaacgCTCATCACATACCTTGGGGAAAGCATGAAATCCCACCTGAAAGGCCTCACTCGGTCCAGGCTTCCAAACTACAATCAGATCCAGGTCCAGCCCAACTTTGTTTGGATGCTGAGGTGCCTTTACGAGACTCAGAGCGAGGAAGTGGGGAAGTTGGCTGCCAAACGCATGCATGCCAATTACATCAAGCTCACATACTGCAATGCTTACTCTGCTGACTGCAGTGCTATTTCCTTTGTTGTGCATCACTTTCAAAAGCGCCTGGCTCTGGATTTGGACAACAACAACATCAATGACTATGGAGTAAAACAGCTGCTACCTTGTTTCAGCAAGCTTGCAGTGATCAG GCTCAGTGTAAATCAGGTCACAGATCACGGAGTAAGGATCTTGTATGAAGAGCTCTCCAAGTACCAAATTGTGACGTTCTTGGG cttATACAACAATCAAATCACTGATGTTGGAGCCAAATATGTTGCAAAACTAATTGAAGAGTGTTCAAGCCTTGAATACGTTAA AATAGGAGCAAACAAAATAACTAGCGAAGGAGGAAAGTGCCTTGCCCAGGCCATCCAGAAGAGCAAGACAATGTTTGAAATTGG GATGTGGGGTAATCAAGTTGGAGACGAAGGAGCAAAGGCATTTGCAGAGGCCCTGAGGAACCACCCCAGGTTAACAAATGTGAG TCTTGCATTCAACGGCATTACAACAGAGGGAGGCAAAAGTATTGCTGAAGCTATGCAACACAACAACTCcgtgaaaatattttg
- the NOD1 gene encoding nucleotide-binding oligomerization domain-containing protein 1 isoform X2, whose product MEGQLCAKLEISVEKPPGASPPSFIALLKVYRELLVSRIRNTQCLIDNLIKNDYFSTEDAEIVVQFPTQADKVRKILDLVQSKGEEVSEYFIRVLQKVTDAYYELQPWLDEIGYEPSENICSKLVVNTDPVSRYCQKLRYELGRDSKFVMSYAQREEMLLEEIYSNSIMELVSFTNESLGEVCQLEALFDDAVGLINEDGETIYVFGDAGIGKSILLQKIQSLWARKELDIGAKFFFRFRCRMFSCFKEDEAICLKDLLFKYNCYPDQDPTEVFHHILQFPHTVLFTFDGFDEIYSSFDLSSVPEMCSPNEPIHPLVLLVSLLRGKLLKGSKKILTARTGTEIQRNIIRKKVLLRGFSTNNLKEYTAMFFKDEGQRTLVLNQLEANPNLCSLCSVPLFCWIIFKCYEHFHSMFDSHELPDCSVTLTDVFLLMIEVHLNRSLKTSLLKNTTRSQAEIFKSRKEALLALGKMACKGMENSFFIFEQEEVSSANISEEDLQLGFLRTVKGYSGCDNQSTYEFLHLTLQSFFTALFLVIEEKVGAKELLQFFNECSSTETAQSTCLRIPWLKKQLAGEDPFRNNEHFHFTNLFLCGLLSRSKQKLFRHLVLPAIIKRKRKTLITYLGESMKSHLKGLTRSRLPNYNQIQVQPNFVWMLRCLYETQSEEVGKLAAKRMHANYIKLTYCNAYSADCSAISFVVHHFQKRLALDLDNNNINDYGVKQLLPCFSKLAVIRLSVNQVTDHGVRILYEELSKYQIVTFLGLYNNQITDVGAKYVAKLIEECSSLEYVKIGANKITSEGGKCLAQAIQKSKTMFEIGLAFNGITTEGGKSIAEAMQHNNSVKIFWLTKNELDDEAAMSFAEMLKVNKKLVHLWLIQNQITAKGVKYLSEALKENTAIKEVCLNGNLISQEEAKAFENEERIICF is encoded by the exons ATGGAAGGCCAACTTTGTGCTAAGTTGgagatttctgtggaaaaacCTCCAGGAGCAAGTCCTCCGTCCTTCATTGCTTTGCTGAAGGTATACCGAGAACTTCTGGTCAGTAGAATCCGAAACACGCAGTGTTTGATTGACAACTTGATTAAGAATGACTACTTCTCCACTGAAGATGCAGAGATTGTTGTCCAATTTCCAACTCAAGCAGATAAg GTTCGCAAAATTCTAGACTTGGTTCAGAGCAAGGGAGAAGAAGTCTCAGAATATTTCATCCGTGTCCTGCAGAAAGTCACTGATGCTTACTATGAACTTCAGCCTTGGCTGGATGAAATAGGTTATGAGCCTTCAGAGAATATTTGTAGTAAACTTGTGGTAAATACAGATCCAG TTAGCAGGTATTGCCAGAAACTCAGATATGAACTGGGACGGGACTCCAAGTTTGTTATGTCTTACGCTCAAAGGGAAGAGATGCTGCTTGAAGAAATCTACTCTAATAGTATTATGGAGCTGGTCAGTTTTACCAATGAGAGTCTAGGCGAAGTGTGTCAATTAGAAGCCCTATTTGATGATGCAGTTGGGCTAATTAATGAAGATGGAGAGACTATTTATGTCTTTGGTGATGCAGGAATTGGAAAATCCATCTTGCTGCAAAAGATACAAAGCCTTTGGGCCAGAAAAGAATTGGACATAGGGGCCAAATTTTTCTTCCGTTTCCGATGTAGGATGTTTAGTTGCTTTAAGGAAGATGAAGCCATATGTTTGAAAGACCTACTCTTCAAATATAATTGCTACCCAGACCAGGACCCCACAGAGGTATTCCATCACATCTTGCAATTCCCTCATACAGTTCTTTTCACATTTGATGGCTTCGATGAGATCTATTCCAGCTTTGATCTCAGTAGTGTTCCTGAGATGTGTTCGCCCAATGAACCCATCCACCCCCTCGTGCTGCTGGTAAGCCTTCTCAGAGGAAAGCTTCTTAAGGGATCCAAGAAAATTCTTACAGCGAGGACAGGAACTGAGATCCAAAGAAACATCATTAGAAAGAAAGTGTTGCTCCGTGGTTTCTCCACAAATAACCTGAAGGAATACACTGCCATGTTTTTCAAAGATGAGGGGCAACGAACACTGGTATTGAACCAGTTGGAAGCTAACCCCAATCTCTGCAGTTTGTGTTCAGTGCCTTTATTTTGTTGGATTATCTTTAAATGCTATGAACACTTCCATTCCATGTTTGACAGCCACGAGCTTCCAGACTGTTCTGTTACATTGACAGATGTATTTTTGCTTATGATTGAAGTCCATTTGAACCGATCTCTGAAAACAAGTTTGCTGAAGAACACCACCAGGAGCCAAGCAGAGATCTTCAAATCAAGAAAGGAAGCTCTTCTAGCTTTGGGTAAAATGGCATGCAAAGGGATGGAGAACTCTTTCTTTATCTTCGAGCAGGAGGAGGTCTCATCAGCGAACATCTCTGAAGAAGATTTGCAATTGGGCTTTCTCAGGACAGTTAAAGGTTACAGTGGCTGTGACAATCAGTCCACTTATGAGTTCTTGCACTTAACCCTTCAGTcttttttcacagctttgttCCTGGTTATTGAAGAGAAAGTGGGTGCCAAGGAGttgcttcagtttttcaatGAATGTTCTTCGACTGAGACTGCCCAGTCTACTTGCCTTCGTATTCCTTGGTTGAAGAAACAACTAGCAGGGGAGGATCCTTTCCGAAATAATGAACACTTTCATTTTACCAACCTGTTTCTTTGTGGCCTGCTTTCTAGATCCAAGCAGAAGCTCTTCAGACATTTAGTTTTGCCTGCAATCAttaagaggaagagaaaaacgCTCATCACATACCTTGGGGAAAGCATGAAATCCCACCTGAAAGGCCTCACTCGGTCCAGGCTTCCAAACTACAATCAGATCCAGGTCCAGCCCAACTTTGTTTGGATGCTGAGGTGCCTTTACGAGACTCAGAGCGAGGAAGTGGGGAAGTTGGCTGCCAAACGCATGCATGCCAATTACATCAAGCTCACATACTGCAATGCTTACTCTGCTGACTGCAGTGCTATTTCCTTTGTTGTGCATCACTTTCAAAAGCGCCTGGCTCTGGATTTGGACAACAACAACATCAATGACTATGGAGTAAAACAGCTGCTACCTTGTTTCAGCAAGCTTGCAGTGATCAG GCTCAGTGTAAATCAGGTCACAGATCACGGAGTAAGGATCTTGTATGAAGAGCTCTCCAAGTACCAAATTGTGACGTTCTTGGG cttATACAACAATCAAATCACTGATGTTGGAGCCAAATATGTTGCAAAACTAATTGAAGAGTGTTCAAGCCTTGAATACGTTAA AATAGGAGCAAACAAAATAACTAGCGAAGGAGGAAAGTGCCTTGCCCAGGCCATCCAGAAGAGCAAGACAATGTTTGAAATTGG TCTTGCATTCAACGGCATTACAACAGAGGGAGGCAAAAGTATTGCTGAAGCTATGCAACACAACAACTCcgtgaaaatattttg
- the NOD1 gene encoding nucleotide-binding oligomerization domain-containing protein 1 isoform X4, with the protein MEGQLCAKLEISVEKPPGASPPSFIALLKVYRELLVSRIRNTQCLIDNLIKNDYFSTEDAEIVVQFPTQADKVRKILDLVQSKGEEVSEYFIRVLQKVTDAYYELQPWLDEIGYEPSENICSKLVVNTDPVSRYCQKLRYELGRDSKFVMSYAQREEMLLEEIYSNSIMELVSFTNESLGEVCQLEALFDDAVGLINEDGETIYVFGDAGIGKSILLQKIQSLWARKELDIGAKFFFRFRCRMFSCFKEDEAICLKDLLFKYNCYPDQDPTEVFHHILQFPHTVLFTFDGFDEIYSSFDLSSVPEMCSPNEPIHPLVLLVSLLRGKLLKGSKKILTARTGTEIQRNIIRKKVLLRGFSTNNLKEYTAMFFKDEGQRTLVLNQLEANPNLCSLCSVPLFCWIIFKCYEHFHSMFDSHELPDCSVTLTDVFLLMIEVHLNRSLKTSLLKNTTRSQAEIFKSRKEALLALGKMACKGMENSFFIFEQEEVSSANISEEDLQLGFLRTVKGYSGCDNQSTYEFLHLTLQSFFTALFLVIEEKVGAKELLQFFNECSSTETAQSTCLRIPWLKKQLAGEDPFRNNEHFHFTNLFLCGLLSRSKQKLFRHLVLPAIIKRKRKTLITYLGESMKSHLKGLTRSRLPNYNQIQVQPNFVWMLRCLYETQSEEVGKLAAKRMHANYIKLTYCNAYSADCSAISFVVHHFQKRLALDLDNNNINDYGVKQLLPCFSKLAVIRLSVNQVTDHGVRILYEELSKYQIVTFLGLYNNQITDVGAKYVAKLIEECSSLEYVKIGANKITSEGGKCLAQAIQKSKTMFEIGSSLYRTARLLYPIRVQGCRGFAQRSKVIPKALLLQHAVS; encoded by the exons ATGGAAGGCCAACTTTGTGCTAAGTTGgagatttctgtggaaaaacCTCCAGGAGCAAGTCCTCCGTCCTTCATTGCTTTGCTGAAGGTATACCGAGAACTTCTGGTCAGTAGAATCCGAAACACGCAGTGTTTGATTGACAACTTGATTAAGAATGACTACTTCTCCACTGAAGATGCAGAGATTGTTGTCCAATTTCCAACTCAAGCAGATAAg GTTCGCAAAATTCTAGACTTGGTTCAGAGCAAGGGAGAAGAAGTCTCAGAATATTTCATCCGTGTCCTGCAGAAAGTCACTGATGCTTACTATGAACTTCAGCCTTGGCTGGATGAAATAGGTTATGAGCCTTCAGAGAATATTTGTAGTAAACTTGTGGTAAATACAGATCCAG TTAGCAGGTATTGCCAGAAACTCAGATATGAACTGGGACGGGACTCCAAGTTTGTTATGTCTTACGCTCAAAGGGAAGAGATGCTGCTTGAAGAAATCTACTCTAATAGTATTATGGAGCTGGTCAGTTTTACCAATGAGAGTCTAGGCGAAGTGTGTCAATTAGAAGCCCTATTTGATGATGCAGTTGGGCTAATTAATGAAGATGGAGAGACTATTTATGTCTTTGGTGATGCAGGAATTGGAAAATCCATCTTGCTGCAAAAGATACAAAGCCTTTGGGCCAGAAAAGAATTGGACATAGGGGCCAAATTTTTCTTCCGTTTCCGATGTAGGATGTTTAGTTGCTTTAAGGAAGATGAAGCCATATGTTTGAAAGACCTACTCTTCAAATATAATTGCTACCCAGACCAGGACCCCACAGAGGTATTCCATCACATCTTGCAATTCCCTCATACAGTTCTTTTCACATTTGATGGCTTCGATGAGATCTATTCCAGCTTTGATCTCAGTAGTGTTCCTGAGATGTGTTCGCCCAATGAACCCATCCACCCCCTCGTGCTGCTGGTAAGCCTTCTCAGAGGAAAGCTTCTTAAGGGATCCAAGAAAATTCTTACAGCGAGGACAGGAACTGAGATCCAAAGAAACATCATTAGAAAGAAAGTGTTGCTCCGTGGTTTCTCCACAAATAACCTGAAGGAATACACTGCCATGTTTTTCAAAGATGAGGGGCAACGAACACTGGTATTGAACCAGTTGGAAGCTAACCCCAATCTCTGCAGTTTGTGTTCAGTGCCTTTATTTTGTTGGATTATCTTTAAATGCTATGAACACTTCCATTCCATGTTTGACAGCCACGAGCTTCCAGACTGTTCTGTTACATTGACAGATGTATTTTTGCTTATGATTGAAGTCCATTTGAACCGATCTCTGAAAACAAGTTTGCTGAAGAACACCACCAGGAGCCAAGCAGAGATCTTCAAATCAAGAAAGGAAGCTCTTCTAGCTTTGGGTAAAATGGCATGCAAAGGGATGGAGAACTCTTTCTTTATCTTCGAGCAGGAGGAGGTCTCATCAGCGAACATCTCTGAAGAAGATTTGCAATTGGGCTTTCTCAGGACAGTTAAAGGTTACAGTGGCTGTGACAATCAGTCCACTTATGAGTTCTTGCACTTAACCCTTCAGTcttttttcacagctttgttCCTGGTTATTGAAGAGAAAGTGGGTGCCAAGGAGttgcttcagtttttcaatGAATGTTCTTCGACTGAGACTGCCCAGTCTACTTGCCTTCGTATTCCTTGGTTGAAGAAACAACTAGCAGGGGAGGATCCTTTCCGAAATAATGAACACTTTCATTTTACCAACCTGTTTCTTTGTGGCCTGCTTTCTAGATCCAAGCAGAAGCTCTTCAGACATTTAGTTTTGCCTGCAATCAttaagaggaagagaaaaacgCTCATCACATACCTTGGGGAAAGCATGAAATCCCACCTGAAAGGCCTCACTCGGTCCAGGCTTCCAAACTACAATCAGATCCAGGTCCAGCCCAACTTTGTTTGGATGCTGAGGTGCCTTTACGAGACTCAGAGCGAGGAAGTGGGGAAGTTGGCTGCCAAACGCATGCATGCCAATTACATCAAGCTCACATACTGCAATGCTTACTCTGCTGACTGCAGTGCTATTTCCTTTGTTGTGCATCACTTTCAAAAGCGCCTGGCTCTGGATTTGGACAACAACAACATCAATGACTATGGAGTAAAACAGCTGCTACCTTGTTTCAGCAAGCTTGCAGTGATCAG GCTCAGTGTAAATCAGGTCACAGATCACGGAGTAAGGATCTTGTATGAAGAGCTCTCCAAGTACCAAATTGTGACGTTCTTGGG cttATACAACAATCAAATCACTGATGTTGGAGCCAAATATGTTGCAAAACTAATTGAAGAGTGTTCAAGCCTTGAATACGTTAA AATAGGAGCAAACAAAATAACTAGCGAAGGAGGAAAGTGCCTTGCCCAGGCCATCCAGAAGAGCAAGACAATGTTTGAAATTGG CAGCTCACTGTACAGGACTGCAAGACTCCTTTACCCCATAAGGGTACAGGGCTGCAGAGGGTTTGCCCAGCGCAGCAAGGTGATCCCAAAAGcactcctgctgcagcatgctGTCTCCTAG
- the NOD1 gene encoding nucleotide-binding oligomerization domain-containing protein 1 isoform X6 — translation MEGQLCAKLEISVEKPPGASPPSFIALLKVYRELLVSRIRNTQCLIDNLIKNDYFSTEDAEIVVQFPTQADKVRKILDLVQSKGEEVSEYFIRVLQKVTDAYYELQPWLDEIGYEPSENICSKLVVNTDPVSRYCQKLRYELGRDSKFVMSYAQREEMLLEEIYSNSIMELVSFTNESLGEVCQLEALFDDAVGLINEDGETIYVFGDAGIGKSILLQKIQSLWARKELDIGAKFFFRFRCRMFSCFKEDEAICLKDLLFKYNCYPDQDPTEVFHHILQFPHTVLFTFDGFDEIYSSFDLSSVPEMCSPNEPIHPLVLLVSLLRGKLLKGSKKILTARTGTEIQRNIIRKKVLLRGFSTNNLKEYTAMFFKDEGQRTLVLNQLEANPNLCSLCSVPLFCWIIFKCYEHFHSMFDSHELPDCSVTLTDVFLLMIEVHLNRSLKTSLLKNTTRSQAEIFKSRKEALLALGKMACKGMENSFFIFEQEEVSSANISEEDLQLGFLRTVKGYSGCDNQSTYEFLHLTLQSFFTALFLVIEEKVGAKELLQFFNECSSTETAQSTCLRIPWLKKQLAGEDPFRNNEHFHFTNLFLCGLLSRSKQKLFRHLVLPAIIKRKRKTLITYLGESMKSHLKGLTRSRLPNYNQIQVQPNFVWMLRCLYETQSEEVGKLAAKRMHANYIKLTYCNAYSADCSAISFVVHHFQKRLALDLDNNNINDYGVKQLLPCFSKLAVIRLSVNQVTDHGVRILYEELSKYQIVTFLGLYNNQITDVGAKYVAKLIEECSSLEYVKSKQNN, via the exons ATGGAAGGCCAACTTTGTGCTAAGTTGgagatttctgtggaaaaacCTCCAGGAGCAAGTCCTCCGTCCTTCATTGCTTTGCTGAAGGTATACCGAGAACTTCTGGTCAGTAGAATCCGAAACACGCAGTGTTTGATTGACAACTTGATTAAGAATGACTACTTCTCCACTGAAGATGCAGAGATTGTTGTCCAATTTCCAACTCAAGCAGATAAg GTTCGCAAAATTCTAGACTTGGTTCAGAGCAAGGGAGAAGAAGTCTCAGAATATTTCATCCGTGTCCTGCAGAAAGTCACTGATGCTTACTATGAACTTCAGCCTTGGCTGGATGAAATAGGTTATGAGCCTTCAGAGAATATTTGTAGTAAACTTGTGGTAAATACAGATCCAG TTAGCAGGTATTGCCAGAAACTCAGATATGAACTGGGACGGGACTCCAAGTTTGTTATGTCTTACGCTCAAAGGGAAGAGATGCTGCTTGAAGAAATCTACTCTAATAGTATTATGGAGCTGGTCAGTTTTACCAATGAGAGTCTAGGCGAAGTGTGTCAATTAGAAGCCCTATTTGATGATGCAGTTGGGCTAATTAATGAAGATGGAGAGACTATTTATGTCTTTGGTGATGCAGGAATTGGAAAATCCATCTTGCTGCAAAAGATACAAAGCCTTTGGGCCAGAAAAGAATTGGACATAGGGGCCAAATTTTTCTTCCGTTTCCGATGTAGGATGTTTAGTTGCTTTAAGGAAGATGAAGCCATATGTTTGAAAGACCTACTCTTCAAATATAATTGCTACCCAGACCAGGACCCCACAGAGGTATTCCATCACATCTTGCAATTCCCTCATACAGTTCTTTTCACATTTGATGGCTTCGATGAGATCTATTCCAGCTTTGATCTCAGTAGTGTTCCTGAGATGTGTTCGCCCAATGAACCCATCCACCCCCTCGTGCTGCTGGTAAGCCTTCTCAGAGGAAAGCTTCTTAAGGGATCCAAGAAAATTCTTACAGCGAGGACAGGAACTGAGATCCAAAGAAACATCATTAGAAAGAAAGTGTTGCTCCGTGGTTTCTCCACAAATAACCTGAAGGAATACACTGCCATGTTTTTCAAAGATGAGGGGCAACGAACACTGGTATTGAACCAGTTGGAAGCTAACCCCAATCTCTGCAGTTTGTGTTCAGTGCCTTTATTTTGTTGGATTATCTTTAAATGCTATGAACACTTCCATTCCATGTTTGACAGCCACGAGCTTCCAGACTGTTCTGTTACATTGACAGATGTATTTTTGCTTATGATTGAAGTCCATTTGAACCGATCTCTGAAAACAAGTTTGCTGAAGAACACCACCAGGAGCCAAGCAGAGATCTTCAAATCAAGAAAGGAAGCTCTTCTAGCTTTGGGTAAAATGGCATGCAAAGGGATGGAGAACTCTTTCTTTATCTTCGAGCAGGAGGAGGTCTCATCAGCGAACATCTCTGAAGAAGATTTGCAATTGGGCTTTCTCAGGACAGTTAAAGGTTACAGTGGCTGTGACAATCAGTCCACTTATGAGTTCTTGCACTTAACCCTTCAGTcttttttcacagctttgttCCTGGTTATTGAAGAGAAAGTGGGTGCCAAGGAGttgcttcagtttttcaatGAATGTTCTTCGACTGAGACTGCCCAGTCTACTTGCCTTCGTATTCCTTGGTTGAAGAAACAACTAGCAGGGGAGGATCCTTTCCGAAATAATGAACACTTTCATTTTACCAACCTGTTTCTTTGTGGCCTGCTTTCTAGATCCAAGCAGAAGCTCTTCAGACATTTAGTTTTGCCTGCAATCAttaagaggaagagaaaaacgCTCATCACATACCTTGGGGAAAGCATGAAATCCCACCTGAAAGGCCTCACTCGGTCCAGGCTTCCAAACTACAATCAGATCCAGGTCCAGCCCAACTTTGTTTGGATGCTGAGGTGCCTTTACGAGACTCAGAGCGAGGAAGTGGGGAAGTTGGCTGCCAAACGCATGCATGCCAATTACATCAAGCTCACATACTGCAATGCTTACTCTGCTGACTGCAGTGCTATTTCCTTTGTTGTGCATCACTTTCAAAAGCGCCTGGCTCTGGATTTGGACAACAACAACATCAATGACTATGGAGTAAAACAGCTGCTACCTTGTTTCAGCAAGCTTGCAGTGATCAG GCTCAGTGTAAATCAGGTCACAGATCACGGAGTAAGGATCTTGTATGAAGAGCTCTCCAAGTACCAAATTGTGACGTTCTTGGG cttATACAACAATCAAATCACTGATGTTGGAGCCAAATATGTTGCAAAACTAATTGAAGAGTGTTCAAGCCTTGAATACGTTAA GAGCAAACAAAATAACTAG